A genome region from Baekduia alba includes the following:
- a CDS encoding alpha/beta fold hydrolase has translation MSGLAAGTGAPTRTGEVVVGGVRSPIIEAGPATATEAIVFVHGNPGVAEDWLALLAPAGAFARAVAITMPGYGAADKPRDLPYTVPGYARHLAGALAQLNIDKVHLVLHDFGGPWGLQWAADHPEAHASTTLINTGVILREGWHALAKVWRTPVLGELFFLTSTRGGMRQFMKRTNPRSFPAPYGDHLFDLYQDKGTRRAVLQLYRNTPIAPHVAAIAPRLREHQRPTLVVWGAKDPYLKVRLAERQREVFRDARVTLLPESGHWPLADDPDGVTAAVLPFLREQAA, from the coding sequence ATGAGCGGCCTCGCGGCCGGAACCGGCGCCCCCACGCGCACGGGCGAGGTCGTGGTCGGCGGCGTCCGCTCGCCGATCATCGAGGCCGGACCGGCCACCGCGACCGAGGCGATCGTCTTCGTCCACGGCAACCCCGGCGTCGCGGAGGACTGGCTGGCGCTGCTCGCCCCGGCCGGCGCGTTCGCCCGCGCGGTCGCGATCACGATGCCCGGCTACGGCGCCGCCGACAAGCCGCGCGACCTGCCCTACACCGTGCCCGGCTACGCGCGGCACCTCGCCGGCGCGCTGGCGCAGTTGAACATCGACAAGGTCCACCTCGTCCTGCACGACTTCGGCGGTCCGTGGGGCCTGCAGTGGGCGGCCGACCACCCGGAGGCGCACGCCTCCACCACGCTGATCAACACCGGCGTGATCCTGCGCGAGGGCTGGCACGCGCTGGCCAAGGTCTGGCGCACGCCGGTGCTCGGCGAGCTGTTCTTCCTGACCTCGACGCGCGGCGGCATGCGCCAGTTCATGAAGCGCACCAACCCGAGGTCGTTCCCGGCGCCCTACGGCGACCACCTCTTCGACCTCTACCAGGACAAGGGCACGCGGCGCGCGGTGCTGCAGCTGTACCGCAACACGCCGATCGCGCCGCACGTCGCCGCGATCGCACCGCGGCTGCGCGAGCACCAGCGGCCGACGCTGGTCGTGTGGGGCGCCAAGGACCCGTACCTGAAGGTCCGCCTGGCCGAGCGCCAGCGCGAGGTCTTCCGCGACGCGCGCGTGACGCTGCTGCCGGAGTCCGGGCACTGGCCGCTGGCCGACGATCCGGACGGCGTGACGGCGGCCGTGCTGCCGTTCCTGCGCGAGCAGGCCGCGTAG
- a CDS encoding acyl-CoA carboxylase subunit beta, with amino-acid sequence MTQRQHNPETFDEKLAQLNELREAAMHSSPEAEEKQHARGKMTARERIEKLLDPGSFQELDTFVRHRTIDFDMQKTRPWGDAVVTGHGTIDGRRVCVFSQDFTVFGGSLGEVMAEKMCKIMDLAAKIGCPVIGINDSGGARIQEGVVSLGAYGDVFTRNVKCSGVIPQISLIMGPCAGGAVYSPAITDFIFMVKESSHMFITGPDVIKTVTGEEVDFESLGGAMTHNSKSGVAHLAADDEDQLIEDTRYLMSFLPQNNLETPPRIAPSDDPTRQDEELNTVVPDNPNKPYDMRNVIRLVVDDGEFFEIHEHFAKNIVCGFARLDGFAVGVVGNQPAHMAGVLDIDASAKAARFVRTCDAYNIPIVTFTDVPGFLPGTSQEWGGIIRHGAKLLYAYTEATVPKITVITRKAYGGAYDVMASKHLLADFNFAWPQAEVAVMGPEGAVNIIYRRDLASSPTPDERRKKLMDDYKARFANPYSAAERGYIDDVILPHETRPKLINALHTLQTKREPGPKRKHGNIPL; translated from the coding sequence ATGACCCAGCGCCAGCACAACCCCGAGACCTTCGACGAGAAGCTCGCGCAGCTGAACGAGCTGCGGGAGGCCGCGATGCACTCCTCGCCCGAGGCGGAGGAGAAGCAGCACGCTCGCGGCAAGATGACCGCCCGCGAGCGGATCGAGAAGCTGCTCGATCCCGGCTCGTTCCAGGAGCTCGACACGTTCGTGCGCCACCGCACGATCGACTTCGACATGCAGAAGACGCGTCCCTGGGGCGACGCGGTCGTGACCGGCCACGGCACGATCGACGGCCGCCGGGTCTGCGTCTTCAGCCAGGACTTCACGGTCTTCGGCGGCTCGCTCGGCGAGGTCATGGCCGAGAAGATGTGCAAGATCATGGACCTGGCGGCCAAGATCGGCTGCCCGGTGATCGGCATCAACGACTCCGGCGGCGCCCGCATCCAGGAGGGCGTCGTCTCGCTGGGCGCCTACGGCGACGTCTTCACGCGCAACGTGAAGTGCTCGGGCGTCATCCCGCAGATCTCGCTGATCATGGGCCCATGCGCGGGCGGCGCGGTGTACTCGCCGGCGATCACCGACTTCATCTTCATGGTGAAGGAGTCGTCGCACATGTTCATCACCGGCCCCGACGTCATCAAGACGGTCACGGGCGAGGAGGTGGACTTCGAGTCGCTCGGCGGCGCGATGACCCACAACTCCAAGTCGGGCGTCGCGCACCTCGCGGCCGACGACGAGGACCAGCTCATCGAGGACACGCGGTACCTGATGTCCTTCCTGCCGCAGAACAACCTCGAGACGCCGCCGCGCATCGCGCCGAGCGACGACCCGACCCGGCAGGACGAGGAGCTCAACACCGTCGTCCCCGACAACCCCAACAAGCCGTATGACATGCGCAACGTCATCCGGCTGGTCGTCGACGACGGCGAGTTCTTCGAGATCCACGAGCACTTCGCCAAGAACATCGTCTGCGGCTTCGCCCGCCTGGACGGCTTCGCGGTCGGCGTCGTCGGCAACCAGCCGGCGCACATGGCCGGCGTCCTCGACATCGACGCGTCGGCCAAGGCCGCCCGCTTCGTCCGCACCTGCGACGCCTACAACATCCCGATCGTGACGTTCACCGACGTCCCGGGCTTCCTGCCCGGCACGTCGCAGGAGTGGGGCGGCATCATCCGCCACGGCGCCAAGCTGCTGTACGCCTACACCGAGGCGACGGTCCCGAAGATCACCGTCATCACCCGCAAGGCCTACGGCGGCGCCTACGACGTCATGGCGTCCAAGCACCTGCTCGCCGACTTCAACTTCGCCTGGCCGCAGGCCGAGGTCGCGGTCATGGGCCCGGAGGGCGCGGTGAACATCATCTACCGCCGCGACCTCGCCTCCTCGCCCACGCCCGACGAGCGCCGCAAGAAGCTCATGGACGACTACAAGGCGCGCTTCGCGAACCCGTACTCGGCGGCCGAGCGCGGCTACATCGACGACGTGATCCTGCCGCACGAGACGCGCCCGAAGCTCATCAACGCGCTCCACACGCTCCAGACCAAGCGCGAGCCGGGCCCGAAGCGCAAGCACGGCAACATCCCGCTCTAA
- a CDS encoding FAD-dependent oxidoreductase — MPDTTDVVIAGGSVAGCALAVLLGRQGVRVTVLEKSPKPEHYKVVCTHFIQAGATPVLRRLGIAETMERAGAVRNGLEVFTPGGGWYVMPDDEHGYSLRREKLDPMLRELAARTPDVQVRQGVTVTDLVRDDAGRPAGLRGRTAAGDAVAVDARVIVGADGRGSTIAALAGVPGRVLPHNRFGYMAYYADLELEAGGTRAPMWLVGRDVFYCFPNDDGLTVAAVFLHKDRLPEFKRDKEAAFVAAFDGLDRGPDLRSATRVSPLIGKLDVPNVRRPAARPGVAFVGDAAQASDPVWGVGVGFALQSAEWLADELAGAFCAGVDPDPALERYRRTHRRRLALHHLQMADFATGRELNPLERTMHRAAARDPRTAKVMAKVAARSEPLERALRPRDVARAAVVAMAR, encoded by the coding sequence ATGCCGGACACCACCGACGTCGTCATCGCCGGCGGCAGCGTCGCCGGCTGCGCCCTGGCCGTGCTGCTCGGCCGCCAGGGCGTCCGGGTCACGGTGCTCGAGAAGAGCCCGAAGCCCGAGCACTACAAGGTCGTCTGCACGCACTTCATCCAGGCGGGCGCGACGCCCGTCCTGCGCCGGCTCGGGATCGCCGAGACGATGGAGCGCGCCGGCGCGGTGCGCAACGGCCTGGAGGTCTTCACCCCGGGCGGCGGCTGGTACGTCATGCCCGACGACGAGCACGGCTACAGCCTGCGGCGCGAGAAGCTCGACCCGATGCTGCGCGAGCTCGCCGCACGCACGCCCGACGTGCAGGTGCGCCAGGGCGTGACGGTCACCGACCTCGTGCGCGACGACGCCGGCCGGCCCGCCGGGCTGCGCGGGCGCACCGCGGCGGGCGACGCCGTCGCGGTCGACGCGCGCGTCATCGTCGGCGCCGACGGCCGCGGCTCGACGATCGCCGCGCTCGCCGGCGTCCCCGGCCGCGTGCTGCCGCACAACCGCTTCGGCTACATGGCCTACTACGCCGACCTGGAGCTGGAGGCCGGCGGCACGCGCGCGCCGATGTGGCTCGTGGGCCGCGACGTCTTCTACTGCTTCCCCAACGACGACGGGCTCACGGTCGCCGCGGTGTTCCTGCACAAGGACCGGCTCCCGGAGTTCAAGCGCGACAAGGAGGCGGCGTTCGTGGCCGCGTTCGACGGTCTGGACCGCGGGCCGGACCTGCGCTCCGCCACGCGCGTCTCGCCGCTGATCGGCAAGCTCGACGTGCCCAACGTCCGGCGCCCCGCGGCGCGCCCGGGCGTCGCGTTCGTCGGCGACGCCGCCCAGGCGTCTGACCCCGTCTGGGGCGTCGGCGTCGGCTTCGCGCTGCAGTCCGCCGAGTGGCTGGCCGACGAGCTCGCCGGCGCGTTCTGCGCCGGCGTCGACCCGGATCCGGCGCTGGAGCGCTACCGCCGGACCCACCGCCGCCGGCTGGCGCTCCATCACCTGCAGATGGCGGACTTCGCCACCGGCCGGGAGCTCAACCCGCTGGAGCGCACGATGCACCGCGCCGCGGCGCGCGACCCCCGGACGGCCAAGGTGATGGCCAAGGTCGCCGCGCGCAGCGAGCCGCTGGAGCGGGCCCTGCGCCCGCGCGACGTCGCCCGCGCCGCCGTGGTGGCGATGGCCCGATGA
- a CDS encoding NIPSNAP family protein, translating into MLVQVRTYTIKPGAMEEFVALWRDHIVPARRAHGFAVLGAWNDPEDGTFVWAVGHAAPDGWGPAEQAYYDSPERQGLPRNPADLMAGAHTKVLHPVAY; encoded by the coding sequence ATGCTCGTCCAGGTGCGCACGTACACGATCAAGCCCGGCGCGATGGAGGAGTTCGTCGCGCTGTGGCGCGACCACATCGTCCCGGCGCGTCGCGCGCACGGCTTCGCGGTGCTCGGCGCCTGGAACGACCCCGAGGACGGCACGTTCGTCTGGGCCGTCGGCCACGCGGCGCCGGACGGGTGGGGGCCGGCGGAGCAGGCCTACTACGACAGCCCCGAGCGCCAGGGCCTCCCGCGCAACCCGGCCGACCTGATGGCCGGCGCGCACACGAAGGTCCTGCACCCCGTCGCGTACTGA